In Leptodesmis sichuanensis A121, the following are encoded in one genomic region:
- a CDS encoding sodium-dependent bicarbonate transport family permease, with product MNMDVSLILSNILNPPVLFFFLGMTAIFVKSDLEVPPPIPKLFSLYLLFAIGFKGGVELAKSGVNQEVLLTLAAAILMACAVPVYTFFILKLQLDPYNAAAIAATYGSISAVTFITASSFLEQLNVNFDGYMVAALALMESPAIIVGLILVNLSTSEEESDREFSWPEVLQEAFLNGAVFLLVGSLLVGVLTGERGWQVLSPFTQDMFYGVLTFFLLDMGLVAAKRIKDLKKIGVFLISFAILTPILNAGIGLLIARLIDMPEGDALLFSVLCASASYIAVPAAMRLTVPEANPSLYISTALAVTFPFNIIVGIPLYQYGINLLWS from the coding sequence ATGAACATGGATGTTAGTTTGATTCTCTCCAACATCCTGAATCCGCCAGTCCTATTCTTTTTCCTGGGGATGACAGCCATCTTTGTGAAGTCAGATCTGGAAGTTCCGCCACCCATTCCCAAGCTGTTTTCGCTTTATTTGCTCTTTGCCATTGGCTTCAAGGGTGGCGTGGAACTGGCGAAGAGTGGGGTCAATCAAGAGGTGCTGCTCACGCTTGCGGCAGCTATTTTGATGGCCTGTGCTGTGCCTGTCTACACGTTTTTTATTCTGAAACTGCAACTTGACCCTTACAATGCCGCCGCGATCGCAGCAACTTACGGATCGATCAGTGCGGTTACTTTCATTACTGCCAGTTCTTTCCTGGAACAACTCAATGTCAACTTTGATGGCTACATGGTTGCAGCACTCGCATTAATGGAGTCTCCAGCAATTATTGTGGGGTTGATCCTCGTCAATCTGTCTACGTCCGAGGAAGAAAGCGATCGCGAGTTTTCTTGGCCTGAGGTATTGCAGGAAGCCTTTTTGAATGGGGCTGTCTTTCTACTGGTGGGTAGTCTACTGGTCGGTGTACTGACCGGAGAACGCGGGTGGCAAGTTCTGTCTCCCTTTACTCAGGATATGTTTTACGGTGTGCTGACCTTCTTTCTGCTGGATATGGGGTTGGTAGCGGCCAAAAGAATCAAGGATCTGAAAAAAATCGGTGTATTTCTGATCTCATTTGCCATTCTGACTCCAATATTGAACGCAGGGATTGGATTGCTCATTGCCCGCCTGATTGATATGCCTGAGGGAGATGCTTTACTGTTCTCAGTTCTGTGTGCCAGTGCATCTTACATTGCTGTTCCAGCGGCGATGCGTTTAACAGTTCCAGAAGCAAACCCCAGCCTTTACATTTCAACAGCCCTGGCAGTCACATTTCCCTTCAATATCATTGTCGGTATCCCCTTGTATCAATACGGCATTAATTTGCTCTGGAGTTAA
- a CDS encoding P-II family nitrogen regulator, giving the protein MHPVKRIEIISDSVELGKIVEALEKIGVTSYSIIHNVSSKGIKGTVFDDSAVTMLDNVYVIAFCSPDKAKPVVEEIRPILNKFGGSCWISEVMEIRSVRCIASM; this is encoded by the coding sequence ATGCATCCAGTTAAACGGATCGAAATCATTTCTGACTCTGTAGAGTTAGGGAAAATTGTGGAAGCGTTGGAAAAGATAGGTGTTACCAGTTACTCCATCATCCACAACGTATCTAGTAAGGGCATCAAGGGAACTGTGTTTGATGACTCTGCTGTGACCATGCTGGACAATGTCTACGTGATTGCGTTTTGTTCCCCTGATAAAGCAAAGCCAGTGGTAGAAGAGATTCGCCCTATTTTGAACAAGTTTGGTGGCTCTTGCTGGATCTCAGAGGTCATGGAAATTCGTTCTGTCAGGTGTATTGCGTCCATGTAA
- a CDS encoding carbonic anhydrase, with product MSRINGFVGRRDVLRLAGAGLAAAIVGMTWDGRSVRAEDALPPDAALQKLLSGNQRFVQQHSDHPHQSAKRLQEVAFAQHPYATILSCADSRVPVEIVFDAGIGDLFDIRVAGNIVTAEVLGSLEYAAALLGTSLIMVLGHERCGAVTAAVQNESLLGSIGSLVKAIKPAVNRVKDGADDLIEQAVVENVHYQIEQMQQRSSVLTQLVNQGKVKIVGGRYDLDTGVVSVVT from the coding sequence ATGAGTCGGATCAATGGGTTTGTGGGGCGGCGGGATGTTTTGAGGCTCGCAGGGGCAGGGCTGGCAGCGGCGATCGTCGGCATGACTTGGGATGGTCGGTCTGTCAGAGCAGAAGATGCGCTTCCCCCGGATGCTGCGTTACAAAAGCTTTTGAGTGGCAATCAGCGATTTGTACAGCAGCATTCTGATCACCCCCATCAATCGGCAAAGCGGCTGCAAGAGGTCGCCTTTGCCCAACATCCCTATGCCACTATTCTCAGTTGTGCCGATTCGCGAGTTCCGGTTGAGATTGTGTTTGATGCAGGCATTGGTGATTTGTTTGATATTCGTGTTGCTGGCAATATTGTCACAGCGGAAGTATTAGGCAGTCTGGAGTATGCAGCAGCGCTTTTGGGCACCAGTCTGATTATGGTATTGGGGCATGAACGCTGTGGAGCCGTGACTGCTGCTGTGCAGAATGAATCCCTCTTGGGTAGCATTGGCTCTTTGGTCAAGGCGATTAAACCTGCCGTTAACCGGGTCAAAGATGGTGCAGATGACTTAATTGAACAGGCAGTCGTTGAAAACGTACATTACCAGATTGAACAGATGCAACAGCGCTCTTCCGTCCTGACTCAACTGGTTAATCAAGGAAAGGTCAAGATTGTGGGTGGGCGTTATGACCTGGACACAGGAGTGGTGTCGGTGGTGACATAG
- a CDS encoding cation-translocating P-type ATPase yields MSSSHLSHPASDPGHPTSWHILDAEKAVILLNSDRTEGLTLAQAAERLQQYGPNELIETKGRSSLEILWDQFKNIMLLMLIAVAIISAVLDVQESLASGQFVFPKDAAAIFLVVLLNGILGYVQESGAEKALAALKNLASSKVRVIRDGRPLEVDAKELVPGDIMLLEAGVKISADGRILEEANLQVREAALTGEAHAVSKQANQLLPADAPLGDRTNLVYSGTEVVQGRATVLVTETGMHTELGKIASALQSVETEPTPLQKRMGQLGNALVTGALILVAIVIIGGTLFNPSLFQELVKVSLSMAVAVVPEGLPAVITVTLALGTQRMVKRQALIRKLPAVETLGSVTTICSDKTGTLTQNKMVVQAVHTASCSARVTGEGYSPEGEFVADGELAISVPIKDLAELQLLMQACVLCNDAVLQKEYGEWAILGDPTEGALLAVAGKAGLRKDDLDYQFPRVAEFPFSSERKRMSVMVKNTPDNRSELFPFLMFTKGSPELTLERCQYIQIGTQQVEITEAMRSQILEQNNQLASHGLRVLGFAMKSLRELPPEASEDVSEADLIWLGLVGMLDAPRPEVRDAVAKCRAAGIRPVMITGDHQLTAQAIAEDLGIAKPGDGILTGQQLEKLSQSELQSQVEHISVYARVSPEHKLRIVQALQHEGEIIAMTGDGVNDAPALKQADIGVAMGITGTDVSKEASDMVLLDDNFATIVSAVEEGRVVYTNIRRFIRYILGSNIGEVLTIAAAPLLGLGGVPLSPLQILWMNLVTDGIPALALAVEPGRPIVMQQPPKNPKENIFARGLGAYMIRIGVILAIVTIAMMAWAYNFTQQNTFGGTLDPDRWKTMVFTTLCLAQMGHALAIRSNTRLFAEINPLTNPYLLVSVVVTSILQLLLIYIPPLQKFFGTHILSWQELLICIGFSAIIFIWIEAEKLLLRWFSRRNKVGYPQ; encoded by the coding sequence ATGTCTTCCAGTCATTTGTCCCATCCCGCTTCTGATCCAGGCCATCCCACTTCCTGGCATATCCTGGACGCAGAGAAGGCCGTTATTTTGTTAAACAGCGATCGCACGGAGGGCCTGACTCTGGCTCAAGCGGCAGAGCGGTTGCAGCAGTATGGCCCCAACGAGTTGATCGAAACCAAGGGCCGCAGTTCGCTGGAAATTCTGTGGGATCAGTTCAAGAACATCATGTTGTTGATGCTGATCGCGGTGGCGATTATCTCCGCTGTTCTGGATGTCCAGGAGTCTCTGGCTTCTGGTCAGTTCGTCTTTCCCAAAGATGCGGCGGCAATCTTTTTGGTGGTTTTGCTCAACGGCATTTTAGGCTATGTGCAGGAAAGTGGAGCCGAAAAAGCCCTGGCGGCTTTAAAAAATCTGGCTTCCTCAAAAGTGCGCGTGATTCGAGATGGTCGTCCGCTGGAGGTGGATGCTAAAGAACTGGTGCCGGGAGATATCATGCTGCTGGAAGCTGGGGTGAAGATCTCGGCAGATGGTCGGATTCTGGAGGAGGCCAACCTGCAAGTGCGGGAAGCGGCGCTCACGGGAGAAGCCCATGCCGTCAGTAAGCAAGCCAATCAACTGCTACCTGCGGATGCTCCCCTGGGCGATCGTACCAATCTGGTTTACTCTGGCACAGAGGTTGTGCAGGGGCGAGCAACGGTGCTGGTGACCGAAACGGGGATGCACACGGAACTAGGTAAAATTGCCAGTGCCTTGCAATCTGTTGAAACGGAACCCACCCCCCTGCAGAAACGCATGGGCCAATTGGGAAATGCTCTGGTGACAGGAGCGTTGATTCTGGTGGCGATCGTCATTATCGGGGGAACGCTGTTCAATCCATCCCTGTTCCAGGAACTGGTGAAAGTGTCCCTCAGTATGGCGGTGGCCGTGGTTCCTGAAGGGTTGCCTGCCGTGATTACCGTGACCCTGGCTCTGGGAACACAACGAATGGTGAAGCGTCAGGCGTTAATCCGAAAATTGCCCGCCGTGGAAACTCTGGGTTCTGTGACGACGATTTGTTCGGATAAAACCGGAACGCTGACCCAAAACAAAATGGTGGTGCAAGCGGTGCATACTGCCAGTTGCTCAGCACGGGTGACGGGGGAAGGCTACAGCCCGGAAGGGGAATTTGTGGCCGATGGCGAGCTGGCAATCAGTGTTCCTATAAAGGATCTGGCTGAACTGCAGCTACTCATGCAAGCCTGTGTGTTGTGTAATGATGCTGTGCTGCAGAAGGAGTACGGGGAATGGGCAATTTTGGGCGATCCAACGGAAGGTGCCCTACTGGCCGTGGCAGGTAAGGCAGGATTACGCAAAGATGATCTGGATTACCAGTTTCCCCGTGTGGCAGAGTTTCCCTTCTCATCCGAACGCAAGCGGATGAGCGTGATGGTGAAAAATACACCGGACAATAGAAGTGAACTCTTTCCCTTCTTGATGTTCACCAAAGGGTCGCCAGAGTTGACGCTGGAACGGTGTCAATATATCCAAATCGGGACTCAGCAAGTTGAGATCACAGAGGCGATGCGATCGCAGATCTTAGAACAAAATAATCAACTAGCCAGTCACGGATTGCGAGTTCTGGGATTTGCCATGAAATCGCTGAGGGAATTACCCCCGGAAGCCTCCGAAGATGTTTCTGAGGCGGATCTGATCTGGCTGGGACTGGTGGGAATGCTGGATGCTCCCCGTCCAGAAGTGCGAGATGCAGTGGCTAAGTGTCGCGCTGCCGGGATTCGTCCCGTGATGATTACAGGGGATCACCAGTTGACGGCCCAGGCGATCGCGGAAGATTTAGGCATTGCCAAACCGGGTGATGGCATACTGACCGGGCAACAATTGGAGAAACTTAGTCAATCTGAACTGCAATCTCAGGTGGAGCATATCAGCGTCTATGCGAGAGTCTCTCCGGAGCATAAACTGCGGATTGTCCAGGCGTTGCAACATGAAGGCGAAATTATTGCCATGACAGGTGATGGAGTGAATGATGCTCCCGCCCTGAAGCAGGCAGACATCGGCGTGGCGATGGGGATTACGGGCACGGATGTGAGTAAAGAAGCCAGCGATATGGTGCTGCTGGATGATAACTTTGCCACGATCGTGTCGGCGGTGGAAGAAGGTCGAGTGGTTTACACCAACATCCGCCGCTTCATTCGGTACATCCTGGGGAGCAACATTGGAGAAGTGCTGACGATCGCTGCTGCTCCTCTACTGGGATTAGGTGGCGTACCGTTGTCTCCCCTGCAAATTCTCTGGATGAACCTGGTGACAGATGGGATTCCGGCCCTGGCCCTGGCCGTTGAACCCGGTCGTCCGATCGTCATGCAACAACCCCCCAAGAATCCCAAAGAAAACATTTTTGCCAGAGGGTTAGGGGCTTATATGATTCGGATTGGGGTCATCCTCGCGATCGTCACGATCGCCATGATGGCCTGGGCTTACAACTTTACGCAACAAAACACCTTCGGCGGTACGCTGGATCCCGATCGCTGGAAGACGATGGTATTCACTACCCTGTGTTTAGCTCAAATGGGTCACGCGCTGGCCATTCGATCGAACACTCGCCTGTTTGCCGAAATCAATCCATTGACGAATCCATACCTGCTGGTTTCGGTGGTGGTCACCTCAATTCTGCAACTGTTGTTGATTTACATCCCCCCGCTGCAGAAGTTCTTTGGCACCCATATCCTATCCTGGCAGGAACTACTGATTTGTATTGGCTTCAGTGCCATCATCTTTATCTGGATTGAGGCAGAAAAACTCCTCCTACGCTGGTTCAGCCGCCGTAACAAAGTGGGATATCCGCAGTGA
- a CDS encoding PstS family phosphate ABC transporter substrate-binding protein, with protein sequence MLASFAIVVITLPGCTINQANSSGSSKRAISTEIKIDGSSTVYPISAAIAKEYGRLKSGTKIEVKFSGTSAGFNKFCAGETQISNASRPILLQEARVCANSGVPFIELPIAFDALTLAVNPQNDWAKDITLDELRTIWEPAAEGKINNWNQIRSSYPNRPLKLFGAGQDSGTYDYFNEVVIGNPDASRRDYTSSEDDNVLVSGIEKDPNALGYIPLAYFEAAQGRLRALGVDNGQGAVLPSREAVTNAKYQPFSRPLFIYVNAKAAQENPKLQEFVEYYLTHAGRVSNTVGYIPLPAEAYRLATIQFTKGEIGTVFEGVPQPNVTIAELLRRQAVFQLTEEQRTKLEPK encoded by the coding sequence TTGTTAGCATCTTTCGCAATTGTGGTAATCACGCTGCCTGGCTGCACGATCAATCAGGCGAACAGTTCAGGTTCCTCGAAACGCGCCATTAGCACAGAGATTAAAATTGACGGTTCCAGTACGGTTTATCCCATCAGTGCTGCAATTGCAAAGGAATATGGCAGACTTAAAAGCGGCACGAAGATAGAGGTCAAATTCTCTGGTACCAGTGCGGGGTTTAACAAATTCTGTGCTGGAGAAACCCAGATTAGCAATGCCTCACGCCCTATCCTGTTACAGGAGGCTAGAGTTTGCGCCAACTCTGGTGTTCCCTTTATCGAATTGCCAATCGCCTTTGATGCCCTGACGTTAGCAGTCAATCCTCAAAATGATTGGGCCAAAGACATTACCCTCGATGAATTGCGGACAATTTGGGAACCGGCAGCGGAAGGCAAGATTAACAACTGGAATCAAATTCGTTCCTCCTATCCCAACCGACCGTTAAAACTGTTTGGTGCAGGACAGGACTCTGGTACTTATGACTATTTCAATGAAGTTGTTATCGGTAATCCTGATGCTAGCCGGAGAGATTACACCAGCAGTGAAGATGACAATGTGTTGGTAAGTGGCATCGAAAAAGACCCTAACGCCTTGGGCTACATTCCTTTAGCCTACTTTGAGGCGGCTCAAGGCCGGCTCCGAGCGTTAGGAGTTGATAACGGGCAAGGGGCGGTGTTGCCCTCCCGTGAAGCCGTTACAAACGCTAAATATCAACCATTCTCACGACCATTATTTATCTACGTGAATGCGAAAGCAGCTCAAGAGAATCCGAAACTGCAAGAGTTTGTTGAGTATTACTTGACCCATGCTGGGCGAGTGTCTAATACGGTTGGGTATATTCCACTGCCAGCAGAGGCATACCGTTTAGCTACCATTCAATTCACAAAAGGTGAGATTGGTACTGTCTTTGAAGGAGTGCCCCAACCCAACGTCACCATTGCAGAATTGCTTCGCCGACAAGCCGTTTTTCAACTGACTGAGGAGCAAAGAACTAAACTTGAGCCAAAATAA
- a CDS encoding PstS family phosphate ABC transporter substrate-binding protein yields MLHKTLIKPGLSFSAIAATLALAACTSPPQPEQKTLIGPPAGKIVADGSSTVYPITDAVAKAFRATPEGANADIEVKFAGSTAGFRRFCAGETDINDASRPISKEELSTCVNNGVAFIELPVAFDALTIAVNPQNSWAKDMTVAELKQVWERAAQGKITNWNQIRSSYPNQPLNLFGAGANSGTFDYFNEVITGGRNNARSDYVGSEDDNVLVQGIQKFPGALGYIPHAYYVKNKNAIKALPIDNGKGAVPPDDENIKNASYQPLSRPLFIYVNSKAAQDKPKLRAFVEFYLKQAPTLVESVGYLPLPQEAYRLAEIQFTRGEIGTAFEGIPEPNITVAELLRRQTTFQAEQASKP; encoded by the coding sequence ATGCTTCACAAAACACTCATCAAACCAGGGCTATCCTTTTCTGCGATCGCGGCAACACTCGCGTTAGCCGCCTGCACCTCTCCCCCCCAGCCTGAACAGAAAACCTTGATTGGGCCACCTGCTGGAAAGATTGTGGCAGATGGGTCCAGTACGGTCTACCCGATCACTGATGCCGTTGCCAAAGCTTTTCGGGCGACACCAGAGGGAGCAAACGCCGACATTGAAGTTAAATTTGCAGGTTCCACGGCAGGATTTCGGCGATTCTGTGCCGGAGAAACAGACATCAATGATGCCTCCCGCCCAATTTCGAAAGAAGAACTATCAACGTGTGTCAACAATGGGGTTGCTTTTATCGAGTTACCCGTGGCCTTTGATGCCCTGACTATTGCGGTCAATCCCCAAAACTCCTGGGCAAAAGACATGACCGTTGCTGAACTGAAGCAAGTTTGGGAACGAGCCGCGCAGGGCAAGATTACTAACTGGAATCAAATCCGATCGTCCTATCCCAACCAACCTCTCAATTTGTTTGGAGCCGGGGCTAATTCTGGCACCTTCGATTACTTCAATGAAGTGATCACGGGTGGGAGAAACAATGCCCGCTCTGACTATGTGGGCAGTGAAGACGACAACGTTCTTGTGCAAGGAATTCAAAAATTTCCGGGAGCACTGGGGTACATTCCTCATGCATATTACGTAAAGAACAAGAATGCCATCAAAGCGCTGCCGATCGACAACGGTAAAGGGGCCGTTCCGCCGGATGATGAGAATATCAAAAATGCTTCTTATCAGCCCCTGTCTCGTCCCCTGTTTATTTATGTCAACTCCAAAGCAGCTCAGGACAAGCCAAAACTACGGGCGTTTGTAGAGTTCTATCTGAAACAAGCACCCACGTTAGTGGAGAGCGTAGGCTATTTACCCTTGCCACAGGAGGCTTACCGACTTGCAGAGATTCAATTTACCCGAGGCGAAATTGGTACGGCTTTTGAGGGGATTCCAGAACCGAACATCACAGTGGCTGAGTTGTTGCGTCGGCAGACCACATTCCAGGCAGAACAAGCCAGTAAGCCGTAG
- a CDS encoding ArsR/SmtB family transcription factor produces MTKAISLPSELVVAGFHALAEPLRVKVLELLRENELCVCDLCQALDVAQSKLSFHLKTLRDAQLVRSRQEGRWIYYSLNLPQLVVLEQYLSEFRRYSPMLPARPCTDEDQ; encoded by the coding sequence ATGACAAAAGCTATCTCCCTCCCATCCGAACTTGTCGTAGCTGGCTTTCATGCGCTTGCAGAGCCGCTTCGAGTCAAAGTTTTGGAACTCCTGCGGGAGAATGAGCTTTGTGTTTGTGACCTTTGCCAGGCACTGGATGTTGCCCAGTCTAAGCTATCGTTTCACCTCAAGACCTTGAGGGACGCTCAATTAGTCCGATCGCGTCAGGAAGGACGCTGGATTTACTACAGTCTCAATTTGCCTCAATTGGTTGTTCTGGAGCAGTACTTATCAGAGTTTCGCCGTTATAGTCCGATGCTGCCTGCTCGTCCTTGC